In Aspergillus luchuensis IFO 4308 DNA, chromosome 1, nearly complete sequence, the following are encoded in one genomic region:
- a CDS encoding uncharacterized protein (COG:S;~EggNog:ENOG410PNF1): MFVFSRTDLPAEPVFPADLEKLGYFITEEDQIRKISAPKEEFQFKINRNARWNEMQREAMNTCIRNIVLSRLRSLGLITLRLPLTARPTDAHVPILISKNLSTASRVIVVFGEPIQDLGIWAYRTLSSDGIEVGSAVQFARAVLDQKDTALVLANTGQLVWHCGSGQAMTLTSWHCVPRKSAVDPPLVMTRRNKIPGNGDWQEHIQYVFEEILAARGRLVRADAKIGVVGLDDGGLGVIRYLGSNWEAWRPYISAICLTSPFHRIGVDFGDKDGKDSKDPSSFVSFVSSRCRGHILSEQDLGLPVPAPEHHGCNCYSSGEPLITECVMPKAWEDMLKWLDTTFEDPEYCEANLMFREFSGNMGGDAMERVAELEQDDDVASEQ, encoded by the exons ATGTTCGTTTTCAGCCGAACGGACCTCCCTGCGGAGCCTGTATTCCCCGCTGATCTGGAGAAACTGGG GTACTTcatcaccgaagaagaccagaTCCGAAAGATCTCCGCGCCAAAAGAAGAGTTCCAATTCAAGATCAACAGGAACGCGCGGTGGAATGAGATGCAGCGAGAGGCCATGAACA CATGCATTCGCAACATTGTCCTCTCCCGTCTTCGCAGCCTCGGGCTCATCACTCTACGACTTCCGCTTACAGCTCGACCTACCGATGCGCATGTGCCCATCCTTATCTCCAAGAACCTGTCCACTGCCTCCCGCGTCATCGTTGTCTTCGGGGAGCCTATCCAGGACCTTGGCATCTGGGCTTACCGGACTCTCAGCAGCGATGGGATTGAGGTCGGGTCGGCTGTTCAATTTGCGCGGGCTGTCCTGGATCAGAAAGACACGGCTCTTGTCCTGGCAAACACGGGGCAGTTGGTGTGGCACTGTGGCTCTGGTCAAGCGATGACATTGACGTCCTGGCATTGCGTTCCCCGAAAGTCGGCGGTAGATCCGCCGCTGGTTATGACTCGTCGGAACAAGATTCCTGGGAATGGGGACTGGCAGGAACATATTCAGTATGTATTTGAGGAGATTTTGGCTGCCCGGGGTCGGCTGGTTAGGGCTGATGCGAAGAttggggtggttgggttggatgatgggggaTTGGGTGTTATTCGGTATTTGGGGAGTAATT GGGAAGCATGGCGTCCCTATATATCAGCAATCTGTCTCACCAGTCCATTTCACCGGATTGGCGTTGACTTCGGAGACAAGGATGGTAAAGATTCAAAGGACCCCTCTTCGTTTGTGAGCTTCGTCTCCTCGCGTTGCCGTGGGCATATTCTGTCTGAGCAGGATCTCGGGCTGcctgttcctgctcctgAGCATCATGGGTGCAACTGCTATTCGTCTGGCGAGCCGCTGATAACCGAGTGTGTTATGCCCAAGGCGTGGGAGGATATGCTGAAGTGGCTTGATACGACTTTCGAGGACCCGGAATACTGCGAGGCTAATTTGATGTTCAGAGAATTTTCGGGGAATATGGGGGGTGATGCTATGGAGAGAGTTGCTGAGCTTGagcaagatgatgatgttgcttcAGAGCAGTAG
- the MRP2 gene encoding mitochondrial 37S ribosomal protein uS14m (BUSCO:EOG09265D7J;~COG:J;~EggNog:ENOG410PP96;~InterPro:IPR001209,IPR043140;~PFAM:PF00253;~go_component: GO:0005840 - ribosome [Evidence IEA];~go_function: GO:0003735 - structural constituent of ribosome [Evidence IEA];~go_process: GO:0006412 - translation [Evidence IEA]) translates to MSHFRSKILDLGGFINPRVVRDHTKRKVFEQFEPERQALRYVIHNTSLPQRVRAQAQLQLASMHAYTRSTQIKNRCVAGGVPRSVIRAFRLGRYQFRQQALAGELPGVKKASW, encoded by the exons ATGTCGCACTTCCGGTCCAAGATTCTCGACCTCGGCGGGTTCATCAACCCCCGTGTTGTCCGCGACCACACCAAGCGGAAGGTTTTCGAGCAATTCGAGCCGGAACG TCAAGCTCTCCGCTACGTGATCCACAACACTTCCCTCCCCCAGCGTGTGCGCGCCCAGGCTCAGCTCCAGCTCGCTTCCATGCACGCCTACACTCGCTCGACGCAGATCAAGAACCGCTGTGTGGCGGGTGGTGTTCCTCGTAGTGTGATTCGGGCGTTTAGACTTGGTAGA TACCAATTCCGTCAGCAGGCGCTGGCCGGTGAACTCCCCGGTGTGAAGAAGGCCAGTTGGTAA